From a single Photobacterium gaetbulicola Gung47 genomic region:
- a CDS encoding UDP-N-acetylmuramoyl-L-alanyl-D-glutamate synthetase (COG0771), whose product MKGLEGVKQVVVIGLGMTGLSVVNHLQRAAQPLDIKVIDTREHPPGREQLPPSVELCSGQWQMDWLMAADMIVSSPGIALATPQLQQAAAAGIEIVGDIELFARTVDKPVVAITGSNGKSTVTSLVGEMAKEAGINVGVGGNIGLAALDMLAEDHDLYVLELSSFQLETTSNLALKAAAYLNLSEDHMDRYPGGLAQYSTAKMRIFNHTELAVFNREDLATKPATDGCELALVSFGLNAGNADSTERYGLVEHCGEEWLAIAGEPVMPSKDIALVGRHNVANSLAALALADAAGIDREASCRALRRYNGLAHRCQLVAEQHGVKWVNDSKATNLASTLAALNGLQLDGKLHLLVGGDGKGADFSELAPVLATLDTQLYCFGRDGHQFAPLVPQPVMVETMEQAMSQAAHTARAGDMILLSPACASFDQFANFMVRGDTFVELAQSLQHQVGKDS is encoded by the coding sequence ATGAAAGGCTTGGAAGGCGTAAAACAGGTTGTGGTGATCGGGCTGGGCATGACTGGCCTGTCGGTGGTGAACCATTTGCAGAGGGCGGCTCAGCCATTGGACATCAAGGTCATTGATACCCGCGAGCACCCTCCAGGCCGCGAACAACTCCCGCCGTCGGTTGAGCTTTGCAGCGGCCAGTGGCAGATGGACTGGCTGATGGCGGCAGACATGATTGTCTCGAGCCCGGGGATCGCCCTGGCTACCCCGCAGCTGCAGCAGGCCGCAGCGGCCGGGATTGAGATCGTCGGTGATATCGAGCTGTTTGCCCGGACGGTAGACAAGCCGGTGGTGGCGATCACCGGTTCCAACGGCAAGAGTACCGTGACCAGCCTGGTCGGCGAGATGGCCAAAGAGGCCGGTATCAACGTCGGTGTCGGTGGTAACATCGGTTTGGCTGCGCTGGATATGCTGGCAGAGGATCACGACCTGTATGTCCTCGAGTTGTCCAGCTTCCAGCTCGAAACCACCTCCAACCTGGCATTGAAAGCCGCGGCCTACCTCAACCTGTCCGAAGATCATATGGACCGCTATCCGGGCGGCCTGGCACAGTACAGTACGGCCAAGATGCGGATCTTCAACCATACCGAGCTGGCGGTGTTCAACCGCGAAGATCTGGCGACAAAGCCTGCTACTGATGGTTGTGAGCTAGCGCTGGTCAGTTTTGGCCTCAATGCCGGCAATGCGGATAGTACCGAGCGCTATGGCTTGGTAGAGCACTGCGGCGAGGAGTGGCTGGCCATCGCAGGCGAGCCTGTCATGCCAAGCAAGGATATTGCCCTGGTCGGCCGCCACAATGTGGCCAATAGCTTGGCGGCGCTGGCCCTGGCCGATGCAGCAGGCATTGACCGCGAGGCCTCGTGCCGGGCGCTGCGTCGCTACAACGGCTTGGCCCACCGCTGTCAGCTGGTTGCCGAGCAGCATGGCGTAAAGTGGGTCAATGACTCCAAAGCGACCAACCTGGCGAGCACCCTGGCCGCGCTTAACGGTCTGCAGCTTGACGGCAAGCTGCACTTGCTGGTCGGTGGTGACGGCAAGGGGGCGGATTTTTCCGAGTTGGCCCCGGTGTTGGCCACATTGGATACCCAGCTCTATTGTTTTGGCCGTGATGGCCATCAGTTTGCCCCATTGGTGCCGCAGCCGGTAATGGTTGAGACGATGGAGCAAGCCATGTCGCAAGCAGCGCATACCGCCCGTGCTGGTGACATGATTTTGCTATCACCGGCCTGTGCGAGCTTCGATCAATTTGCTAACTTTATGGTACGTGGTGATACCTTTGTCGAATTGGCACAATCACTGCAGCATCAAGTAGG
- a CDS encoding phospho-N-acetylmuramoyl-pentapeptide-transferase (COG0472) — protein MIYWLADLLESTFPFFRLFEYLTFRAIISILTALMISLWMGPRLIARLQLLQIGQVVRHDGPESHFSKRGTPTMGGIMILASIAITVLLWADLTNPYVWAVLTVMLGYGAVGFVDDYRKVVRKNTDGLIARWKYFWQSVIALGVAFALYVHGQDTVATQLVVPFFKDVMPQLGLFYIVFTYFVIVGTSNAVNLTDGLDGLAIMPTVMVAGGMAFIAWATGNVNFANYLHIPYLKDASELVVVCTAIVGAGLGFLWFNTYPAQVFMGDVGSLALGGALGTIAVLVRQELLLVVMGGVFVMETVSVILQVGSYKLRGQRIFRMAPIHHHYELKGWPEPRVIVRFWIITLMLVLIALATLKVR, from the coding sequence ATGATTTACTGGTTAGCTGATTTACTGGAATCGACATTTCCATTTTTTCGACTGTTTGAATACCTGACTTTCCGCGCCATCATCAGTATCTTGACGGCGCTGATGATTTCGCTGTGGATGGGACCGCGCCTGATCGCCCGCCTGCAGCTGCTGCAGATCGGCCAGGTGGTTCGCCACGATGGCCCCGAGTCTCACTTCAGCAAACGCGGCACCCCGACAATGGGCGGGATCATGATCTTGGCATCCATTGCCATTACGGTGCTGCTGTGGGCCGATCTGACCAATCCGTATGTCTGGGCGGTGCTTACCGTAATGCTGGGCTACGGTGCAGTCGGTTTTGTCGATGACTACCGCAAGGTGGTGCGTAAGAATACCGATGGCCTGATCGCCCGCTGGAAGTATTTCTGGCAGTCGGTGATTGCGTTGGGGGTGGCCTTTGCTCTGTATGTGCACGGCCAGGATACCGTGGCGACCCAGCTGGTGGTGCCATTCTTCAAGGATGTGATGCCGCAGCTTGGCTTGTTCTACATCGTATTTACCTACTTTGTCATCGTCGGTACCAGTAATGCCGTCAACCTGACCGACGGCCTTGACGGCTTGGCAATCATGCCGACCGTGATGGTAGCCGGCGGTATGGCATTCATCGCCTGGGCGACCGGTAACGTCAACTTTGCCAACTACCTGCATATCCCTTACCTCAAAGATGCCAGTGAGCTGGTTGTCGTCTGTACCGCGATCGTCGGTGCCGGTCTGGGCTTCCTGTGGTTCAACACCTATCCGGCACAGGTCTTTATGGGCGATGTCGGCTCATTGGCCTTGGGCGGTGCGCTGGGTACCATCGCGGTACTGGTTCGCCAGGAGCTGCTGCTGGTTGTGATGGGCGGTGTCTTCGTGATGGAGACTGTGTCGGTGATCCTGCAGGTTGGCTCGTACAAATTGCGTGGCCAGCGGATCTTCCGCATGGCACCGATCCACCACCACTATGAATTGAAAGGCTGGCCGGAACCACGAGTGATTGTGCGTTTTTGGATCATTACTTTGATGCTGGTACTGATCGCACTGGCAACCCTGAAGGTAAGATAA